One window of the Streptomyces sp. NBC_00536 genome contains the following:
- a CDS encoding ATP-binding protein codes for MIQQISTPDRDEAAAAAASSLLLTQHPAAQFDATGKVATAGFLCSAGLPGSGQVRVGHRTPFPSVLNGISFDGAAAEEHVLVSAYADLLREHGWSVRELGADRPGLLLSAPPCPDCVAATEPFEVEGEPVWRCPSCLRRTYGTDDPDRDMELLSYTETDADGGVTVYYGTGEVDIEATAEWAVQDDPEDVDLGLGTATTRFLVIPALDLVPGTLLVAVGPGASGKSTYAQAAAVDAVVCLDSLRGEIGGAAGDQSVTPAAVERQNALLEEHLGAGRTVFLDSTNVEPHVRAGLVERARRRGRPIVALLFLPHLDICLARNALRSAERRVPENTLRWQHGLAREATPDVLLGEGFTSVHHIEPVPTGVTMPTDDVLAPERIADAVAVLRKAQQGDKKAHEDLVDYFPEYEGLVMQTDHVRYLELGARAGLEATHLLIMHIEADTWGASVDTYTSDLGSPLASVNLGDYTSRTEAVRETVRAATENGWVLAPEHEWADFDCGGGEIHIPIHARPVVR; via the coding sequence ATGATCCAGCAGATCAGCACCCCCGACCGGGACGAAGCGGCGGCCGCGGCCGCGAGCTCCCTCCTCCTGACACAGCACCCCGCCGCGCAGTTCGACGCCACCGGCAAGGTGGCCACCGCCGGGTTCCTGTGCTCCGCGGGCCTGCCCGGATCGGGTCAGGTCCGGGTGGGCCACCGCACCCCGTTCCCGAGCGTGCTCAACGGGATCTCCTTTGACGGCGCCGCCGCCGAGGAGCACGTTCTCGTCTCCGCCTACGCCGACCTGCTGCGGGAGCACGGGTGGTCGGTCCGCGAGCTGGGGGCCGACCGTCCTGGCCTCCTCCTCTCCGCGCCGCCGTGCCCCGACTGCGTGGCCGCGACGGAGCCGTTCGAGGTGGAGGGTGAGCCGGTCTGGCGCTGCCCCTCGTGCCTGCGCCGGACGTACGGCACGGACGACCCGGACCGCGACATGGAGCTGCTTTCCTACACCGAGACGGACGCCGACGGCGGCGTCACCGTCTACTACGGCACCGGGGAGGTCGACATCGAAGCGACCGCCGAATGGGCCGTCCAGGACGACCCTGAAGACGTCGACCTCGGCCTGGGCACGGCGACAACGCGCTTCCTGGTCATCCCGGCCCTCGACCTCGTCCCCGGCACACTGCTGGTCGCGGTCGGCCCCGGGGCCTCGGGGAAGTCGACGTACGCCCAGGCTGCGGCGGTGGACGCTGTGGTCTGCCTCGACTCCCTGCGGGGCGAGATCGGCGGCGCCGCGGGCGACCAGTCCGTCACCCCGGCCGCCGTGGAGCGGCAGAACGCCCTCCTGGAGGAGCATCTGGGCGCCGGGAGGACGGTCTTCCTCGACAGCACCAATGTGGAGCCCCACGTGCGGGCCGGGCTGGTGGAGCGGGCCCGCCGGCGCGGGCGCCCCATCGTCGCCCTGCTCTTCCTGCCTCACCTCGACATCTGCCTGGCTCGCAACGCTCTGCGGTCAGCCGAGCGGCGCGTCCCCGAGAACACACTGCGCTGGCAGCACGGCCTCGCGCGAGAGGCCACCCCGGATGTCCTGCTCGGGGAGGGCTTCACCTCCGTGCACCACATCGAGCCCGTCCCGACAGGAGTCACCATGCCCACCGACGACGTTCTTGCCCCCGAGCGGATCGCGGATGCCGTCGCCGTACTGCGCAAGGCGCAGCAGGGCGACAAGAAGGCACACGAGGACCTCGTCGACTACTTCCCGGAGTACGAGGGGCTGGTGATGCAGACCGATCACGTCCGCTACCTCGAACTCGGCGCCCGCGCCGGTCTGGAGGCCACGCACCTCCTGATCATGCACATCGAGGCCGACACGTGGGGGGCGTCGGTGGACACCTACACCTCCGACCTCGGGAGCCCGCTCGCCTCCGTGAACCTCGGGGACTACACCAGCAGGACCGAGGCGGTCCGGGAGACGGTGCGCGCTGCGACGGAGAACGGGTGGGTGCTCGCTCCCGAGCACGAGTGGGCGGACTTCGACTGCGGCGGCGGGGAGATCCACATCCCCATCCATGCGCGGCCGGTCGTCAGGTGA
- a CDS encoding NUDIX hydrolase has translation MTETVENIRLTADIVATTPDGLVLLIERGWPPHKGAWALPGGWVDAGETSRAAAVRELAEETGLRVVEGDLRQVGTFDQPDRDPRGRFVTVAYAVTVPTGTAVQAGDDATSARWWPVDSLPAQLAFDHADILAAAATA, from the coding sequence ATGACCGAGACCGTCGAGAACATCCGCCTCACCGCCGATATCGTGGCCACCACTCCGGACGGCCTGGTGCTGCTGATCGAACGCGGCTGGCCGCCGCACAAGGGCGCCTGGGCGCTGCCCGGCGGCTGGGTCGACGCCGGGGAGACGAGCCGCGCGGCGGCCGTGAGGGAGCTGGCCGAGGAGACCGGGCTGCGCGTGGTCGAAGGCGACCTGCGCCAGGTCGGCACCTTCGACCAGCCCGACCGCGACCCGCGGGGCCGTTTCGTCACCGTCGCGTACGCGGTGACCGTGCCCACCGGCACCGCGGTACAGGCCGGGGACGACGCAACGTCCGCCCGCTGGTGGCCCGTTGACTCCCTCCCCGCGCAGCTCGCCTTCGACCACGCCGACATCCTCGCCGCGGCGGCCACCGCGTGA
- a CDS encoding tyrosine-type recombinase/integrase yields MTDTPGSEVARSPRSTLSTLRSDPRDLWPEHARKLYEHLLALYGEGDPLPTLAASWIAHQRSANTMKSYARGFRVFEEFAREHGAHPMAVKFTLADGFRLWLEVTPKWVPVKGGPRGEMARTGALYSDASRANALSAASSFFGFLDKISEDGVKNPFDAVQRPYLDPDYSSTPGYTEREWAKLLVTARDEHRIAAYRQRTYAMLLVLYTCCLRIDALLNARVADLAYDKGHRVLLLEKMKGGGRGKKPIPPAAWDALQSYLDGRTEGWLFCTATGGQLDEPAVWRTLQAVAKRANLPLRGPHGTKVDAITHALARPDARPDKVQRWADHKDSRTTQRYNARKELLDDSPGYGLAADVAGALEEGTT; encoded by the coding sequence TTGACCGACACGCCGGGTTCGGAAGTGGCCCGGTCGCCCCGCTCGACGCTCTCGACCCTGCGCAGCGATCCGCGCGACCTGTGGCCCGAGCACGCGCGGAAGCTGTACGAGCATCTGCTCGCGCTGTACGGCGAGGGCGATCCGTTGCCGACGCTCGCCGCGTCGTGGATCGCGCACCAGCGGTCGGCGAACACGATGAAGTCGTACGCCCGCGGGTTCCGCGTCTTCGAGGAGTTCGCCCGGGAGCACGGCGCTCACCCGATGGCCGTGAAGTTCACGCTCGCCGACGGCTTCCGGCTCTGGCTGGAGGTCACCCCGAAGTGGGTCCCGGTCAAGGGCGGCCCGCGGGGCGAGATGGCCCGCACGGGCGCCTTGTACTCGGACGCCTCCCGGGCCAACGCCCTGTCGGCCGCCTCCAGTTTCTTCGGCTTCCTGGACAAGATCAGCGAGGACGGGGTGAAGAATCCCTTCGACGCCGTGCAGCGCCCCTACCTGGACCCGGACTACTCTTCGACCCCCGGCTACACCGAGCGGGAGTGGGCAAAGCTGCTGGTCACGGCCCGGGACGAGCACCGTATCGCGGCGTACCGGCAGCGTACGTACGCGATGCTCCTGGTGCTCTACACCTGTTGCCTGCGCATCGATGCCCTCCTCAACGCCCGCGTGGCGGACCTCGCCTACGACAAGGGGCACCGCGTGCTGCTGCTGGAGAAGATGAAGGGCGGCGGGCGGGGCAAGAAGCCGATCCCGCCGGCGGCCTGGGACGCGCTCCAGAGCTACCTCGACGGCCGGACCGAGGGCTGGCTGTTCTGCACCGCCACCGGCGGCCAGCTCGACGAACCGGCCGTGTGGCGGACCCTCCAGGCCGTCGCCAAGCGCGCCAACCTGCCGCTGCGGGGCCCGCACGGCACGAAGGTCGACGCCATCACCCACGCCCTGGCCCGGCCGGACGCCCGCCCGGACAAGGTGCAGCGCTGGGCCGACCACAAGGACTCGCGCACCACTCAGCGCTACAACGCCCGCAAGGAACTCCTCGACGACAGCCCCGGCTACGGGCTTGCAGCCGACGTCGCCGGCGCCCTGGAGGAGGGAACTACCTGA
- a CDS encoding 3'-5' exonuclease, translating to MTDTTTTAEATVPEQAAPPEATTWPEALGATRIAAMLAELTGEPVRSADVTTLVQQEHLVEVDSYKGWPMFSTETARELDVELIRAIVAKRVAWQEATLPRDEAAARIGWHWSDIARMGRAGRITTGPDERYLIADLDRLAVEADGEQYITAQAACDILEIRPADWRYVEAAGWIEPAETYEKEVGRRRSVTVALFRLGDVRDLRDMPGVDWESARGLGKGVRSPLREYAKLAPTRAATMKGFAQELADRYGTTVWAWHSPYSGSWELDWVRTEDGPTKETVRDELATHPVVGSYADEITLCPAWGRITRRARQLLEPGAAVILDTETTDLYGQTIELAVVDAATGKVLQDTLVKPTVPITEGARHVHGISDADVKNARPFEKILPRLRKVTKGRVICAYNSEFDRSVILGDVRRAEKKPLHLEPYESWYCLMEAYASWLGSNRWLRLGGGHRAAGDCLAARGVLIEMSKGRGSEFTPQPAGPGDPVAGPPAGTALATVS from the coding sequence ATGACGGACACCACCACGACGGCAGAGGCGACCGTCCCGGAGCAGGCCGCGCCGCCGGAGGCGACGACGTGGCCGGAGGCCTTGGGCGCCACCCGGATCGCCGCCATGCTGGCCGAGCTCACCGGGGAGCCGGTCCGCAGCGCGGACGTCACCACGCTCGTCCAGCAGGAACACCTGGTGGAGGTCGACTCGTACAAGGGTTGGCCGATGTTCTCGACCGAGACGGCGCGCGAGCTCGATGTCGAGCTGATCCGTGCGATCGTCGCCAAGCGGGTGGCCTGGCAGGAGGCGACCCTGCCCCGGGACGAGGCGGCGGCGCGGATCGGGTGGCACTGGAGCGACATCGCCCGCATGGGCCGCGCGGGCCGCATCACCACCGGCCCTGACGAGCGGTACTTGATCGCCGACCTGGACAGGCTCGCCGTGGAGGCCGACGGCGAGCAGTACATCACCGCGCAGGCGGCCTGCGACATCCTGGAGATTAGGCCCGCCGACTGGCGGTACGTGGAGGCGGCCGGTTGGATCGAGCCCGCCGAGACCTACGAGAAGGAGGTAGGTCGGCGGCGGTCCGTGACCGTGGCGCTGTTCCGTCTCGGGGACGTCCGGGACCTGCGGGACATGCCCGGGGTGGACTGGGAGTCCGCCCGCGGTCTGGGCAAGGGGGTGCGGTCGCCGCTGCGCGAGTACGCCAAGCTCGCGCCCACTCGTGCCGCCACGATGAAGGGCTTCGCGCAGGAGCTCGCCGACCGGTACGGCACCACGGTATGGGCGTGGCACTCCCCGTACTCGGGGAGTTGGGAGCTGGATTGGGTGCGTACCGAGGACGGCCCGACGAAGGAGACCGTCCGCGACGAGCTCGCCACCCACCCGGTCGTCGGCTCCTACGCCGACGAGATCACCCTGTGTCCGGCCTGGGGCCGGATCACCCGCCGGGCCCGGCAGCTCCTGGAGCCGGGCGCCGCGGTCATCCTGGACACCGAGACCACCGACCTCTACGGGCAGACGATCGAGCTCGCTGTCGTGGACGCGGCCACCGGCAAGGTTCTCCAGGACACTCTGGTGAAGCCCACGGTGCCGATCACCGAGGGCGCCCGGCATGTGCACGGCATCTCCGACGCCGACGTGAAAAACGCGAGGCCCTTCGAGAAGATCCTTCCGCGCCTGCGGAAGGTGACCAAGGGCCGGGTCATTTGTGCCTACAACTCCGAGTTCGACCGCTCCGTGATCCTCGGCGACGTCCGGCGGGCCGAGAAGAAGCCGCTGCACCTGGAGCCGTACGAGTCCTGGTACTGCCTCATGGAGGCGTACGCCTCGTGGCTCGGTTCGAACCGGTGGCTGCGGCTCGGCGGCGGCCATCGTGCGGCCGGGGACTGCCTCGCAGCCCGGGGCGTCCTGATCGAAATGTCGAAGGGCCGGGGCAGCGAGTTCACCCCGCAGCCGGCGGGCCCGGGCGATCCCGTCGCCGGACCGCCCGCGGGTACCGCGCTCGCGACCGTCTCCTGA
- a CDS encoding PIN domain-containing protein, translating into MRLKPGYTLDIAEKDLAAALVKWQNLHDNQDQLWTKYFQTVTDTHTQLSQALTDPDLGAGLYEGQYWQLATTAGASPMLHGTLVREVRRQIAAIEGAQEQVKQLRLYAERPGVAIVYDTNALNHWSRPDEVKWTEVLRENGLEGKLARLVIPLVVIDELDQQKSGTNPLSEKAAKAIRFLEKALEDTAPGQAVEVRSDATLEVRLDPPGHRRGDPDMEILLCAAELDQLGVQTRVLSNDFGLHLRARSMSLVPMRLPQTQQRKVPPAPAPKA; encoded by the coding sequence ATGAGACTGAAGCCCGGCTACACCCTGGACATCGCCGAGAAGGACCTCGCAGCCGCCCTCGTGAAGTGGCAGAACCTTCACGACAACCAGGACCAGCTGTGGACCAAGTACTTCCAGACGGTCACTGACACCCACACCCAGCTCTCCCAGGCGCTGACCGATCCCGATCTCGGAGCAGGTCTCTACGAGGGCCAGTACTGGCAGCTGGCGACGACCGCAGGCGCCTCCCCCATGCTGCACGGAACCCTGGTGCGCGAGGTACGGCGGCAGATCGCGGCCATCGAGGGGGCCCAGGAGCAGGTGAAGCAGCTGCGCCTGTACGCAGAGCGGCCCGGGGTGGCGATCGTCTACGACACCAACGCCCTGAACCACTGGTCCCGGCCGGACGAGGTGAAGTGGACCGAGGTGCTGCGCGAGAACGGCCTTGAGGGGAAGTTGGCCCGGCTCGTCATACCGCTCGTCGTGATTGACGAGCTCGATCAGCAGAAGAGCGGGACCAACCCCCTGAGCGAGAAGGCCGCCAAGGCGATCCGCTTCCTGGAGAAGGCCCTGGAGGACACCGCTCCCGGTCAGGCCGTGGAAGTGCGGTCCGACGCGACGCTGGAGGTCCGCCTCGATCCGCCGGGGCATCGGCGAGGCGACCCGGACATGGAGATCCTTCTGTGCGCTGCCGAGCTCGATCAGCTCGGCGTGCAGACCCGGGTGCTGAGCAACGACTTCGGCCTGCACCTGCGTGCCCGGAGCATGAGCCTGGTCCCGATGAGGCTGCCTCAGACCCAGCAGCGGAAGGTACCCCCGGCGCCCGCCCCCAAGGCATAG
- a CDS encoding type II toxin-antitoxin system Phd/YefM family antitoxin, which yields MRESGVREARAHLTDLVADAARGDGTVITKHGRPLAVLLPPEAAEVWERHQLYVAERDRRQAVADEKTSRREAWGNQTVHPVAAVVRYHGRASSDDHLYLPEADQVPRPRRELRALVEQLRPDYRSWMVEAWYEDDPRRPSPDSARFRNTARHRYDWADQGQNNVLHLLDTEGNTLARAEYDGPVWIEGDPDNAE from the coding sequence GTGCGAGAGAGCGGAGTCCGCGAAGCGCGGGCACACCTGACGGACCTAGTCGCCGACGCCGCCCGCGGCGACGGGACGGTCATCACCAAGCACGGCCGCCCCCTGGCCGTGCTGCTGCCGCCGGAGGCCGCCGAGGTCTGGGAGCGTCACCAGCTCTACGTCGCCGAGCGCGACCGGCGCCAGGCCGTCGCCGACGAGAAGACCAGCCGGCGCGAAGCGTGGGGGAACCAGACCGTGCACCCGGTCGCCGCCGTCGTCCGCTACCACGGCCGCGCCAGCAGCGACGACCACCTCTACCTCCCCGAGGCCGACCAAGTGCCCCGGCCCCGCCGCGAGCTGCGCGCCCTGGTCGAGCAGCTGCGTCCCGACTACCGGTCGTGGATGGTCGAGGCGTGGTACGAGGACGACCCGCGCCGACCCAGCCCCGACAGCGCCCGCTTCCGCAACACCGCCCGGCACCGCTACGACTGGGCCGACCAGGGACAGAACAACGTACTGCACCTGCTCGACACCGAGGGCAACACCCTGGCCCGCGCCGAGTACGACGGCCCAGTCTGGATCGAGGGCGACCCGGACAACGCCGAGTAG